A genome region from Fodinibius salicampi includes the following:
- a CDS encoding class I SAM-dependent methyltransferase gives MSTSSINRFLKSTITAFVVSLFLLLASSPLQAQDLDVPYVPTPDNVVQKMLEVTDVKPSDYVIDLGSGDGRIVIAAAERGANGHGIDLDPERIEEARQNAQDAGVDDQILFIEGNLFETDFSEASVITMYLLPSVNKKLRPELLDRLQPGTRIVSHSFDMGDWKADKKLTIESEGSSRSHDIYYWVIPAKVAGNWNFSADGKDFEINLTQRYQEITASLTDQNGTTYKTEQQLLRGDRITIKASNGNQFYIFSGRVEGDQIHGSMQHHNANEKTFSPWTATRE, from the coding sequence ATGTCAACTTCATCAATAAATAGATTTCTCAAATCAACGATTACTGCTTTTGTTGTTAGCCTGTTTTTACTACTGGCTTCTTCCCCGCTACAAGCGCAAGATCTGGATGTTCCGTATGTACCTACGCCCGATAACGTAGTTCAAAAAATGTTAGAGGTTACCGACGTTAAACCAAGTGACTATGTTATTGATTTGGGATCCGGCGATGGACGCATAGTAATAGCTGCAGCAGAACGCGGGGCCAATGGTCATGGAATTGATCTTGATCCGGAACGCATAGAAGAAGCGCGTCAAAATGCACAGGATGCCGGAGTAGACGATCAAATCCTATTTATCGAAGGCAACCTCTTTGAAACCGACTTCAGTGAAGCATCCGTAATTACCATGTATCTCCTGCCCTCCGTAAACAAGAAACTACGTCCGGAATTACTCGATAGGCTGCAGCCGGGTACACGTATTGTTTCTCACAGCTTTGATATGGGAGATTGGAAAGCAGATAAAAAACTTACTATTGAATCAGAGGGAAGCAGTCGGTCGCATGACATTTACTACTGGGTTATTCCAGCAAAAGTAGCAGGCAACTGGAATTTTTCGGCTGACGGCAAAGATTTTGAAATTAATTTAACGCAAAGGTATCAGGAGATTACCGCTTCACTCACTGATCAAAATGGCACTACCTATAAGACAGAGCAACAATTGTTAAGAGGCGACCGCATTACTATAAAAGCCTCGAATGGCAACCAGTTTTACATTTTCAGCGGACGTGTAGAAGGCGATCAAATCCATGGCTCCATGCAACACCATAATGCAAATGAAAAGACATTTTCTCCCTGGACTGCTACCCGCGAGTAG
- a CDS encoding APC family permease, with translation MKKDSRGKPRRIFNNFNAIAVIIGIVIGIGIFRLPSMVAQNAASELHYLSFWIAGGIISIIGALCYAELASAKPDAGGEYFFLTKAFGPGTGFLFSWGRMTVIQTGSITLAAFILGDYASVIYDLGTYSSSIYAGITVVGLTALNIIGTGPSKNIQTAMTSIIVVVLLLAGLAGVLTGFSAEPVQAASDSGVTTSAGAAMIFVLLTYGGWNEGVYLSAEIKDVRKNISRVLLLSLATITVLYVLINSAYLQLLGLETLRNSDTIGVSLSNKIIGSGGSFAMAVLIVISALSTANATIITGARTNYALGRDFPLLKFIGQWNHANNTPVNALLLQGFIAFGLVILGGFTEEAVSTMVDYTAPVFWFFIFLTTLSLFVFRRNPNYKLSFRVPLYPLTPLLFMTVCLYLLYSSVVFTGWGALVGILILLLGLPVYYFAQNR, from the coding sequence ATGAAAAAGGACTCCCGGGGCAAGCCCCGGCGAATTTTTAACAACTTCAATGCGATTGCCGTCATAATAGGCATTGTTATAGGTATTGGTATTTTTCGCCTGCCCTCCATGGTTGCACAAAATGCCGCCTCAGAACTGCATTATCTTAGCTTTTGGATAGCGGGAGGCATCATTTCAATTATTGGGGCACTTTGCTATGCAGAATTAGCCTCTGCCAAGCCCGATGCGGGAGGAGAGTACTTTTTCCTTACCAAGGCATTTGGTCCGGGTACCGGTTTTCTCTTTTCATGGGGACGTATGACCGTCATACAAACCGGCTCCATTACTCTTGCAGCTTTTATTCTGGGCGATTATGCGTCTGTCATTTATGATCTAGGGACCTACAGCTCCTCTATTTATGCCGGAATTACGGTCGTTGGGCTAACCGCCCTCAATATTATAGGCACCGGTCCCTCTAAAAATATCCAAACGGCTATGACCTCTATAATTGTGGTTGTTTTGCTGCTGGCTGGTTTAGCCGGAGTATTAACCGGATTCAGCGCTGAACCGGTACAAGCTGCTTCCGACTCAGGTGTGACTACCTCCGCGGGAGCAGCTATGATATTTGTACTGCTCACTTACGGAGGCTGGAACGAAGGCGTATACCTTTCCGCCGAAATTAAGGATGTTCGGAAAAATATTTCTCGCGTACTTCTGTTAAGCCTGGCGACTATTACCGTCCTATACGTGCTTATTAACAGTGCCTACCTCCAGCTTTTAGGGCTTGAAACCCTGCGAAATTCCGATACTATCGGAGTTAGCCTGAGCAATAAAATTATTGGGTCCGGCGGATCATTTGCAATGGCAGTCCTCATTGTGATTTCAGCCCTTTCTACTGCAAATGCTACGATTATTACCGGAGCCAGAACAAATTATGCATTAGGACGTGATTTCCCTCTTCTCAAATTTATTGGCCAATGGAATCATGCCAATAACACCCCCGTTAATGCTTTGCTACTCCAGGGTTTTATTGCTTTTGGACTTGTTATACTGGGTGGCTTTACAGAAGAAGCTGTTTCTACAATGGTTGATTATACCGCACCGGTATTTTGGTTTTTTATTTTTTTAACAACTTTATCTCTTTTTGTTTTCCGAAGAAATCCCAACTATAAATTGTCATTTAGAGTTCCACTCTATCCTCTTACTCCCCTGTTATTTATGACCGTTTGCCTGTACCTGCTCTATTCTAGTGTTGTATTCACCGGATGGGGAGCACTTGTTGGAATTCTGATTCTTCTATTAGGATTACCAGTATACTATTTCGCACAGAACAGGTAA